One Candidatus Tanganyikabacteria bacterium genomic region harbors:
- a CDS encoding YbaB/EbfC family nucleoid-associated protein, whose product MRKGPGGFPGGMGGMDLSRMMKQAQKMQEDLAKAQESLLEQTVEGTAGGGAVTVTANGHREITAVRIKPEAVDPDDIETLEDLVLAATRDAQAKAAALAQERLGSIAGGMGGLPGLM is encoded by the coding sequence ATGCGCAAGGGTCCGGGGGGCTTTCCGGGAGGGATGGGCGGCATGGACCTGTCCCGGATGATGAAGCAGGCCCAGAAGATGCAGGAAGACCTGGCCAAGGCGCAGGAAAGCCTGCTAGAGCAGACCGTGGAGGGCACGGCCGGCGGCGGCGCGGTGACCGTGACGGCCAACGGGCATCGCGAGATCACCGCCGTGCGCATCAAGCCCGAGGCCGTGGATCCCGACGACATCGAGACCCTGGAGGATCTCGTACTGGCGGCCACGCGCGACGCGCAGGCCAAGGCCGCGGCCCTGGCCCAGGAGCGGCTCGGCTCCATCGCCGGCGGCATGGGTGGCCTTCCGGGGCTGATGTAG
- the recR gene encoding recombination protein RecR: MLYTRPLAALIGELQKLPGIGPKSAQRLAFHLLRQDSGEVRRLADALLEAKDRIKSCSRCCNLSAEDPCELCLAPGRDDLMLCVVAEPRDLVALERTREFKGRYHVLGGLISPMDGVGPEQLKVTELLARLGAGGIREVILALNPTVEGEATTLYLSRLLKPLGATVSRLAFGLPMGTDLDFADEVTLARALEGRREL, encoded by the coding sequence TTGCTCTACACCCGGCCCCTGGCGGCGCTGATCGGGGAGCTGCAGAAGCTCCCCGGCATCGGCCCCAAGAGCGCGCAGCGCCTCGCGTTTCATCTGTTGCGGCAGGATTCGGGCGAGGTCCGGCGCCTCGCGGACGCCTTGCTCGAGGCCAAGGATCGCATCAAGAGCTGCTCCCGCTGCTGCAACCTGTCGGCCGAGGACCCCTGCGAACTCTGCCTGGCGCCGGGGCGCGACGATTTGATGCTGTGCGTCGTGGCCGAGCCGCGCGACCTGGTGGCGCTGGAGCGCACCCGCGAGTTCAAGGGGCGCTATCACGTGCTGGGCGGGCTCATCTCGCCGATGGACGGCGTGGGTCCCGAGCAACTCAAGGTGACCGAACTGCTCGCCCGCCTCGGCGCCGGCGGCATCCGCGAGGTGATCCTGGCCCTCAACCCCACGGTGGAGGGCGAGGCCACCACGCTGTATCTTTCGCGCCTGCTCAAACCGCTCGGCGCCACCGTGTCGCGGCTGGCCTTCGGGTTGCCGATGGGCACCGACCTGGATTTCGCCGACGAGGTCACGCTCGCCCGGGCGCTGGAAGGCCGGCGTGAGTTGTAG
- a CDS encoding nucleotidyltransferase family protein, whose protein sequence is MLDPAWCAAVVTAAGASTRMGRPKALVPYAGLPLLSYQLAALEGFGQRIVVLGAAEDAIRAALDLEGATLVSNPEWESGRSGSLRLGFGAVRAAARAVLVTAVDQPLDPEVVAALLGAFDPSAYAYAIPVVEGRRGHPLLVGAALLPALRSLGDAELLRDAIARYADAALALPVTSREALLDLNRPEDLPSG, encoded by the coding sequence TTGCTAGATCCCGCCTGGTGCGCGGCGGTCGTCACCGCCGCCGGTGCGTCCACCCGGATGGGCCGCCCCAAGGCCCTGGTGCCGTACGCGGGCCTCCCGCTCCTGTCCTATCAGCTTGCCGCCCTGGAGGGCTTCGGGCAGCGCATCGTCGTGCTGGGGGCAGCCGAGGACGCCATCCGCGCCGCGCTGGACCTGGAAGGCGCCACCCTCGTCTCCAACCCCGAGTGGGAGAGCGGGCGCTCGGGATCGCTGCGGCTCGGCTTCGGCGCCGTGCGTGCCGCGGCCCGAGCGGTACTGGTGACGGCCGTCGATCAGCCGCTCGACCCGGAGGTGGTGGCGGCCCTCCTCGGAGCCTTCGACCCGAGCGCATACGCGTACGCCATTCCGGTCGTGGAGGGGCGGCGCGGCCACCCGTTGCTGGTGGGAGCGGCGCTGCTCCCGGCTCTCCGGAGCCTGGGCGACGCGGAGCTGCTGCGCGACGCGATCGCCCGCTACGCTGACGCCGCCCTGGCCCTACCCGTCACCTCGCGAGAAGCGCTGCTCGATCTCAACCGCCCCGAGGATCTTCCGTCCGGGTAA